The region ACTTTAAAGACAGGACAAgataaataattatgaaattacttaGACTTAAGTGGGTTAAGAAAGGCGCTCTTAAGctcagctaattgcatttaatatttatctCGTTTTCATATTATTGCAATTaacatgtaattatattatgcattgaattcaaatttaaatttaaaaaataaaattattttcccCCAAACTATTTTCATGTGGAAACGCTGCATTCCAAAAAGTGCCGAGAGTATGAGAAATAGGAAGATTGTGAACATTTACCTTTATCAATGTCCATGACCTGAAGAgacagaaatattttatatacattagaCGTATTATAACTATTAGTGATATTCTTAAATTTTGCACAAATAGTCAGAGGCAATGAGAATCATTTTCACGTAAAGACACACACAGCACTGATCACCTGACCTCGTCATCAGCTCGGGGTTTTTCAAAGTAACTGTGTCGTCTTTTCTCCTCGTCACGatctcgctctcgctctctttctctctctctctccctttccctctctcgctctctctccctctctcgaTCTCgatctttctccctctctcgctCACGGTAGCGCTCCTTCTCTTTGTCTCTGATGCTCTTGGAGGTGGAGGGTGTGTAATCACCGATGTCGTCAAAGATGCTGCAAACACACAAATGTTAGCAATTTCTGTTCAGATCATAAACTTGAACcatttgattgtgtgtgtgaactCACCTTATGTCTGCCTCTGGTGCCTTCTTCTCATCCAGACGCCCTGAAAACAGATAAAACACTAAAGTTTAGCATTTACAAACACTAAGGATGGGCACGAGTTACATCATGGACTCTTCAAACCCTTTTGATGATgcatttccacagttattaCCATGGTAGATATAgtaagtttttttatattttcatttttaaagatgtaatgtGCATATAGACCTGGTGTTATATTACCCTGATATTAAATTACCCAAAACGAGTTAACACTGCTGCATGAGTGTGACTGCCTCTCTTCTAAACAATGTAACCAATCtcttgatttttttctcatttggaAGGTCATTGAAATACCTTTCAATACTATTTTGGATTGTTTGCTATTGGAGCAAATAGGGACAAAAATTATACAGGGTTTTTGGAGGGTTTATGAAGGTAAATGTGAGActttttaaagacctttttaaaACCAAGTAAAGAAAATTTAAGGAACACAATGGGCCTCATTTATCAATCTAAAGTAGAAACGAGCGCAGATCCGTGTGCACAAATCAGCTTATGACAGAGTTCACGCGTGattcatgaaacattcgtaTGCCGCCAATCTCATCGTACGAATGATCTCACGTTGATAAATGTGGTGGCAGAAAACAATCGTCGTTTGAATATCACGCCCCTAAAAACACCCCGGTTTAGAAGCCTCGCCCCTAGAGTTTACGACACAGAGAAACCAAACCTGTAAGTTCaggctaaaaaaataaaaaaaacttacgtACACGAGCGGAGACCAGATGTGGGATTTGATTGTGTCCATATTGATAAATTCCAAGTTTTGCATTGAAACGACCGTACGCCCACTTTTCTGTCGTTCGTTCGTTTCGTAAATGAGGCCCAATGTGTCGTATTAGCAACACTTCaatgtttgaaaatacaacAGATCTCCATTACTTAATTCACTTTACAAAAAATAGCTTAAACTTTGAATAGCTCTGCTCCAAACCACTAGGCTGATATAGAAATCACTTTTACTGTAACttctgatcacactgcaaaaaaacaatgcttttCTGTAGTGCTTTGGTCTTGTTTCCAGTGCAAATATCTAAAGATTCTTAAtttaagatacatttacttgagaagcaaaatcacgtaagaagtcttgttttctgtaaaactgatcaaaagagtttatgattaaaacaagaacaaatatctgccaacaGGCTTAGAAAAATctacttaattcaaagggaaaacaagttttCATTCCCCACTGACAGATAATAGTCCTTGTTTTAaacaaactcacttcattttgttcattttctgtGTTTGCCCAAGTATGATGACTTCCGCTTCTGAAAACTCCAGGAATGTGAAAAGGCACATGGATTATAGTCTTGTTTCAGTGATTTAAAGTGCTATAAGTATAACTTATCTTGACTTAAACTTCAAGTACATCATAACAAAACAGACTCAAAAAGCTGGTCTCTAATGAACACAGCACCGGACCGGCGCAGGGAAAACTACCCTTGTCCTTCTTCTTGAGTTTCTTGTTGCGGGTGCCCTGCCTCAGGTACGACAGGATCTGCGTCAGTTTGCTGATGACTATGTCGTTAGTGGTGAGCGTCGTCTGAGCCTGAGGAACAAAAACAGCAGTTTGACAAGACtttaaaaatcagaaaatgtGAGTGCAGTCTGATCATGCAAACCTCACCGGAAACCACAATGcaccttttttcttttcatgttgcagccctaaattagggctgtgcaattaatcgaaaaAGAGTTTCAATTTCGGCCTCGATTATGAAAATCCAATAATTGAGATAAAACGATTATTACGCTTTCATTCCTCCATAAAAGCCCAATTTCAcatgcaaatcagtaaaatcatgtaacgGGACTTTTGCAAAATGGGATGTGCTTGATTTATTGAAGTGTATTcgatttattcatgtttttaaaagtgctAAGGAGAACTTGCGCTTTGGAGGATTTCTGTGATGCGCTCAGAGACGAACAGACAACTTTTAGCTCAAGGTGCGCACCTAAATGCTAAAATATAcgcaaaaatgtgtcaaaatgcggCGCTTAGTGATTGATTATTCACATAAACCTTCTTCGGTCatgtaataaatgaacaaacagtTGAGAATTAAAATACGTGTGTAAGAGTAAATTGGATCTGTgcggctcttaaagtgacagtgaGCTATATTTCtgcttaatattaatcaaacaacaaaagacaaaaaaaaaaaaaaactgctcgAGTGAAGAACTTTTctagctttaataagaaacaaagaaagTATAATTCTTACAGTTAAgactatgctgttttattttacatttgattattcatttCTGTTAACTGAATACTTGAGACTTGCACAAAAAAACCTTAAAGcacagtttgtttcatttgatcTTTTTATTCTCTTGCATTTGtcctttgctttttttattactgacagttcaattattttcaatatttttgagGACTTTTTTTGTATGTTATTAATATCAGTTACCCTGATACTCTGCTGTGGTGTTGAGAATTGTGAAATTGCACTGGTCTCTAAAATGCAGATGTCATAGCAACCTTATTTACCGAAAATATATACAtcactgtctttaaataaatcactcACATAAAGTTTTGGTCATATGGCCCACTCATAATCGTGATTAGGGATGCGCGGTATACCGGTACTGGAAAAATACCAgtatgtattatatttcaaacGGTACGATATCATAATTTTGCGTTGCCACAGGAGGAGGCAACACATCAAACCTTTTTAAGCATTTGTCGCTTGCTCATCCTGATCTTTTCAGAGAATTAAGAGATCGACAGGTGAGTGCATCATTCAtaattcagatttaattttaacttttaattgaTCAACGCACATACAGATGTGATACAGTAAGCTCAAATGTGCGTGTGTGACACGCTAGAACCAGTGAAGTTTTAATCACATAATATATGCACTTGCATTTTATACAATCGAATATTAATTGAATTAAGCAAGAgtttttctatattaattttagtatcaATAATATGAAGGGAATGTTTCTGCCGCACTGCCGACCGCTAATATGAAGCAGCCGAGAGAgtgagatttatatttaatgctttttctttggcTATCCAAGgctgaaatctgaaaacaatctgagagagagagaggataacgtgattttgaatattactttgactgttagaataagactttacaataaagcaacatttgttGCATTAAATTACGTTActtcagttgtattttttttcttcaaaactcAGTCAAAATGTAGCCTATGTTCCTGGTAGgtttttttgttacagtttgaTACAAAGGTATTAAGATAggaatctgtttttattattattattttaataaaattgttttcagttCACTTATCTTTTGAGGCTGGTTATTTGTCACCTATGGTATCGACTTAGTATCGATACTGAGGTATTACATTCTGGTATCGTACCGAAGCCAAAATTATGTTATTGAGCCATCCATAatcgtgattatgatttttgccataatcGAGCAGCCCTACCCTGAATAACATGAAACTATAGTTGACATGACTTTTTTGTGGTCAATACTAAATACAGGTGGAAATGAGGTTTAAAAGCTCTAACAGCTTTAAAGagttctttttttacttttagaaCAGAATccgcattttaatttaaatagaagatatttgTTATGAGACAATAAACACAATCAAAACTTGATTTTCAAAAGTCCACAAATCTGCAACAGCTGAATCAATTTAACCGTTTTGAAAAGCCAAAATTACttaatgataatttttttgcatgacTTTGTTTAATCACCCCTTTTCAGATTTTGAGCCATATATTCACTATGACGTGCATGTATCTATGAGAGAAGTAAAAAGAGAGTAAAATAGATGCAGTACTATCTGTAGTCTGCATCCCATTTTATCCTCAAAATACTACGGCTTATGAAGACATTACAATGACAATGGAattattcacccaaaaatgaaaaggtgAAAGTCAAAGGTAATGTCAGGGTTTGGTCTCTGTACCTCCATGGTGGGGCAGTCGGCTTTGCTGCGGATCAGGGTGGTCGGGATGTCGGTGTCTGCATACTCGTCTTCCAGGTCCACCACATACGCCATGCGGCCCGGCAGGAAAAGCTCGTTACGCTCCAGCTGACGACCCTTGAACAGGATACGATAGATGTTCCGTCCTGAAGAGCACAACAGCACACAGAACAGAAGAGCGTGAGCTTAAACAACACTcacacaacatcaaaaacaagtggaatttatttacaaatcatGGGTTTAGGCACTGATGGTACCCTACTGCATTTGTTTCCATTTTCTGCACTGGGTAATACATTGAATATTAGCTTTATTATCATGGTTATTCTGCTGACGATATAAAACGGGAATATTGTGCATATTGTGCTAATGTTAAAAGCTTAGCTTGTAAATACAGCAATCCAGCGTTATCCCCCTTTTCCGTTCGATAAGTCACAGCTGACAGGTGCTACTTTCAGATGCATTTTGTGCAacgtaaataagagattcattgcaCAGTACAGACAACTTTGTTGatttgtttctgaaagaagGCAAAACTCAGTGACAGCTTCAGTGACTATGAAGAGAGTGTGCTTTGCTTGCTTTCTGTTTATAACCCACtcacagtttaaataaaacttatttttccATGCAACTACTAAACACACTGTAAAGTTTCTAGAATGGcaactgtatttaaatgcggGAATGTGAATTTTTGACAGTGGATGGGACAAAATAACTTGTTCTATGTGATGTGCAAAGTGTTTCATTGCTTTACATGCATgtctttacattttaaaatgctccttttgtgttcatttagtaaaaaaaaaaaagtcagtaaGCAATCACTGTctagattattttttaattgctgatttttacattttccaagtgcaaatgcaaaaatgttaagATATATATTAAACATCTCCACAATATTTAGATATACACTTTTTAGCTACCTCACCCAGCCCGTTTATTGCATTAATTTCCTCAAGCAGTCTTTAAACACACACGCTGAGATGAACACTGAACTCACCCAGGCGAGTCTTGAACTCAATCTTCTGCTCTGGATCTTCATCTTTCCTgtcaaacacaaacatgttgAAAGATACTCTGAACTGGATCAAATGAACACACATATGATTTTTTTGGCACATACTTGACTTCCTTCTGCACTTTCTCAATCATGTCCTCCTCTTCTCGCTCCTTGCTAGTGATTTCAGCTCTGACCTGGAATCAAAACATTAGAGTGAACAAAAGCCAGTATGTGGCAGCTGTATGATTGTCGTACAGTGGCTTTGCTGTCGTACCTTCTGTAGCAGAGCGAAATCCAGACCCTTCACCAAGTGAGTATGCTCCATATCACCACCCAAGAACTTAGACTCCTGGATCAGCTGACGCCTTTTCTCTGCGGCCGATTTGTCCCTGTTCAGCAaaagaaacacaacaaaatgcacacaaaaaaaaacctttaactaGTTTGCAATAAAAAAGGAGGACAAAAAAGGTATGAAAGGACCccaaataataaaactaaaatatacacaatcgatacaaactgagactaaatccagaagaactgtgtctcaagacgcttcaagaaagctGCCTGCaaagctcctgagaaactctgctcaagtgcagcgaggacaaaagctgctttaaacacaaaggatgctcacaacaaatgttgatttagtttagttaatagaagttaattgatcaAGAAAATCTAttcatgacattatttttgacagcatcctcattttacacaagtgcctaaaactgtTAACAGCACTGTAGCTTTCTTGaagacacagttcttctggatttagtctcagtttgttctgtttgatctctaattattacaattaacgGCAAAATGAGTGTTTGGAAAtgtacagcaaaagatagaaataacggactttaaaccatttttagctgctgaaaatactactgttctaatcattttggccactgCTGTAATTCTGCATTACATACAGTAACAAATAAATGATATGAAATGAAAGGCACAAATGGCAGAGGACACTCACGCCTCCGCAGTGGGTCCCACGGCTCGATAGTTGGCCGTAGTGCTGATGAGCTCCGTCTCCTCGTAGTCTTTATTAACACCGTCACGTCTTTCTCGAGCACGGTCGCGGTATTTCTCCGCCAGCTCGCGCTCTCGCTCCATCTCCTGCTGCCGCAGTTTAGCGTAGTAACTTCAGACACAAGCGTAAACCGTAACAGAGAGAAACAATCAAAACCTGTTTTTGTGTGCATCACATCATATTACgacaaataaaaatcattctaaaataacaaaaatgttgtgtttgGCTTTACCACATTTGTAAAAAAGCTCAAAGCGCTATGGAATTCTTACAAGAcaaatttcacacattttagtATAGAATGCAATAATGCATGGGGAAAGTGCCAATTAACTTTCCAGAtgaatacagtataaacataaatattctgTGTATTCTGCAAGGAACAGTGCAAGGTTTTAGTGCAAATTTTCTAGTTACTGCAGGATTCATACTCCGTTTTCTCTAAATATGAGCATTGCAGCTAAtttcaaatgtgaaaaagttaaATGCCATTTGATCCGCAGTGAATAAAGTCATCAGAAACGTGTAAATATGTGCAGAAGAGAGACAACAGCAGCAGTAGTAACATAGGATGATTTATTCATCACGGTTCCTCAACTCACCTTTTTTTCTTACGCCTGCGAGCCGCAGGATCCTCATCCTCATTATATTCCCGTGGCATCCTGGGAAATTCATCACAACAAGAAGTCAAACTGACTTGTCAGACTGTGATCATGGAAACTACTTTACCCACGAGAAACCGCTGGCAGAAGCTATCGAGTATTTGAGCGTGAATTAAGACATAGATTCATGTTCAAGTTggcaaaactgttaaaataaattgtattaatacgCGTGCACATATTTTTCAACGTCAAACGTGTATGTTAAGGTTACAATgttacatgttaaataaaaagagaGATAATTCTTGTTTTAACATGACATTCTAGAGATGTAACTATTGCAAACATTGGGCTATCAATTAATAAATACCGTTTGATATGAACGATACGTTTTCGTGTCTTAAATGGCAACAAAGTACTCAAGTGACTTAGGTTTTGACAAGCGTGCAACCCCTTAGTGTACGTATGATCAAAGAAAGATCGTAGACGAGTATTAAAAAGCAAGTCAAAGTACTCATGGTGGCGTGTTTTGGAGGGTGGAGCCGAGGACGGCGTAGATCTCGGGGTCATCAGAAGCTTCCTGAAGTCATCATTGGTCAGCTTGGATCTGAGGATCAAGAACAGACGACTGAAGAACGAAAATAGTCAAACCTAGAGCTAACATTTTAATGCACTGCAACAAAAACAACTGCATCTGCTCTTGAATAACGGTCA is a window of Onychostoma macrolepis isolate SWU-2019 chromosome 21, ASM1243209v1, whole genome shotgun sequence DNA encoding:
- the ik gene encoding protein Red → MPERESDVYSNPLAPDGHEVEDHRSALQSKLTNDDFRKLLMTPRSTPSSAPPSKTRHHEMPREYNEDEDPAARRRKKKSYYAKLRQQEMERERELAEKYRDRARERRDGVNKDYEETELISTTANYRAVGPTAEADKSAAEKRRQLIQESKFLGGDMEHTHLVKGLDFALLQKVRAEITSKEREEEDMIEKVQKEVKKDEDPEQKIEFKTRLGRNIYRILFKGRQLERNELFLPGRMAYVVDLEDEYADTDIPTTLIRSKADCPTMEAQTTLTTNDIVISKLTQILSYLRQGTRNKKLKKKDKGRLDEKKAPEADISIFDDIGDYTPSTSKSIRDKEKERYREREREKDRDRERERERERERERERERERERDRDEEKRRHSYFEKPRADDEVMDIDKGPGSVKDQIKLINEKFAGSAHLQGQEAGSRREEKKHLGDFFGMSNSYAECYPATMDDLAVDSDEEVDYSKMDQGNKKGPLGRWDFDTQEEYSDYMNNKEALPKAAFQYGIKMSEGRKTRRFKETNEKAELDRQWKKISAIIEKRKKMEADGVDVKRPRY